In Montipora capricornis isolate CH-2021 chromosome 4, ASM3666992v2, whole genome shotgun sequence, a single genomic region encodes these proteins:
- the LOC138046326 gene encoding uncharacterized protein, giving the protein MDLVRIADFQENSVKNYRFYSKNVMKVCLSEISLTQARVGEELPTEDVVKPYWHSNRKISHFTSMYLIVGDNIDFEIHARIQSKEHGNESIHWTHQYAIKDRVIDRMLESRQRQKAVCDIELAELLPDAKRWSVLVSRVVTSYLKEFKFLQGRVVRHIPHQYSQQMSQKSDICSLNLEFVNANVSGEMAQLIISNQDRYVPIITTRDGICRDPMHGDQLFEERARNVQWTFRVENSAFERLEGITTEFADWHAKVTLYKAWSNRESNFKSAECVATASKGIDKTYNEYKEFHEREVKAHICAAFMEMSGMENMDSSPSFTLPYDNVSKETKSQWLLEICENLVQKHLFGTGEIEVLVEKTGSLQGALEGPFQCRQEGCNKVYVQHSRRVKHLKDNHEYYPIESSDVHEQESSCAKPDFKFNYHQNKLVFGLLLFDFNDAVREGDGERLFDIYKLALLLYHSEGHTKYAYVVLLHLVKVVAILPKFQAHRLKWNRFYNKYEGKGNNISLDLKKEQQNKVLKTFWRALGANINENNGARVAHAVEQIEAIVESVNADCNYSGRVGSRSISNQEKCVQQIVDDLMKEKVFKFTEDRDGHPSFPQFSGQLLRKIDYRELHHWMTDHIKLWGSIYEQQL; this is encoded by the exons ATGGATTTAGTGCGCATCGCAGATTTCCAAGAAAACTCCGTTAAGAACTATCGTTTTTACAGCAAAAATGTGATGAAAGTTTGCTTGTCAGAGATTTCCTTGACGCAAGCCAGGGTAGGAGAGGAACTACCCACAGAAGATGTCGTCAAGCCCTATTGGCATTCAAACAGAAAGATATCCCATTTTACAAGTATGTACTT GATTGTGGGTGATAATATTGACTTTGAAATTCATGCCAGGATACAAAGCAAAGAGCATGGCAACGAGTCCATCCATTGGACGCATCAATATGCTATTAAGGATCGTGTGATTGATAGGATGCTTGAATCAAGACAACGACAGAAGGCTGTGTGTGACATTGAGTTGGCAGAGTTACTTCCAGATGCAAAAAGATGGTCTGTTCTGGTCAGCAGAGTGGTCACTTCCTACCTTAAAGAATTTAAGTTTTTGCAAGGGAGAGTTGTAAGGCATATCCCCCACCAATACTCTCAACAGATGTCTCAGAAGTCTGATATT TGTTCCTTGAATCTTGAATTCGTTAATGCAAATGTTTCTGGAGAAATGGCTCAACTGATTATTTCAAACCAAGATAGATATGTTCCCATAATAACCACAAGAGATGGCATCTGTCGAGATCCCATGCATGGAGACCAATTGTTTGAGGAGCGCGCAAGGAATGTCCAGTGGACATTTAGAGTTGAAAATAGTGCATTTGAACGACTAGAAGGGATAACCACTGAGTTTGCTGATTGGCATGCTAAAGTCACACTATATAAGGCAT ggagtaatcgggAGAGTAATTTCAAATCGGCCGAGTGCGTAGCAACTGCCTCCAAAGGAATTGACAAAACATACAATGAGTACAAGGAGTTCCATGAGAGGGAAGTTAAGGCTCACATATGTGCAGCATTTATGGAGATGTCAGGCATGGAAAATATGGACT CAAGCCCAAGTTTTACACTCCCTTATGACAATGTCTCAAAAGAAACTAAGTCACAATGGCTGTTGGAGATATGTGAGAACTTAGTACAAAAACATCTGTTTGGGACTGGAGAGATTGAAGTCCTTGTTGAGAAGACAGGCAGTCTCCAGGGTGCATTAGAAGGACCATTCCAATGCAGACAGGAGGGTTGTAACAAGGTGTATGTTCAGCATTCCAGGAGAGTTAA GCATCTTAAAGATAATCATGAATACTACCCTATTGAAAGCAGTGATGTCCATGAACAAGAAAGTAGTTGTGCTAAACCGGATTTCAAGTTTAACTACCATCAGAACAAACTTGTATTTGGATTGCTACTGTTTGACTTCAATGATGCGGTTCGAGAAGGGGATGGAGAACGCCTCTTTGATATTTATAAACTGGCACTCTTGCTCTACCACAGTGAGGGTCATACGAAGTATGCATATGTTGTTTTACTCCACCTTGTCAAAGTTGTTGCGATACTGCCCAAATTCCAAGCTCACAGGTTAAAATGGAATAGATTTTACAACAAGTATGAAGGTAAAGGCAACAACATTTCCCTAGACCTCAAGAAAGAACAGCAAAATAAAGTCCTTAAGACATTTTGGCGAGCTCTTGGTGCCAACATCAATGAAAACAATGGAGCTAGAGTAGCTCATGCAGTAGAACAGATTGAAGCTATCGTGGAATCAGTGAATGCTGACTGCAACTACAGTGGTAGAGTTGGCAGCAGGTCAATTTCCAACCAAGAAAAATGCGTTCAACAAATTGTTGATGACTTGATGAAGGAGAAAGTGTTTAAATTTACTGAAGACAGAGATGGCCATCCGTCATTCCCACAGTTCAGTGGTCAACTTTTGAGAAAAATAGACTATCGAGAACTTCACCATTGGATGACTGATCACATCAAACTTTGGGGATCAATTTATGAACAACAGTTGTAG
- the LOC138046328 gene encoding uncharacterized protein — MVKHGMHVIRDAITLVNPGHIPVIAFDQPLFTIAKTVQWKWPDTHGEAKFVIMLGGLHLEMALWNTLGDLLDGTGWTTALAEADIASSGVADSFLKAPHLTRTRHAHQVTLLTLHTLKKEAFQSHLAGENAGSPSMRSWEDEMVKRSPTFLFWNTVVKYETLIPIFVRAERERNFSLYVEVLEQLVHLFFALDHVNYARWTPIHIRDMKCLPDSIRSEFEEQGHWVLSKTGSPFSAIAIDQAHEQENKKVKTTGGAVGLTENPVAFRRWMLSGPETARLLDQFKEGYLTAEDPDNSKNPKNHEMGQATQKTFQQQVNNLCDVIKCMGNPFLDDFPELVTLDSRDCVDPEVAESFRGLESTGKVQYQAFIKDVVTARTKTIHDTIKTNNLSLFKRSGKKKSTNQGKKIKVLANNVALFAQLYVAMQSRDGDLNEFFSHEVQAFPPSLSDFGNLYLPGTKSELLKCLVQQEHPNPPTRFHSRVLDGALIVHSLQTSVASTFDEYADLVFIPYVLSQLQHSPRVDIVWDAYTPDSLKESTREKRGLGVRRKVAGKTKLPPNWSQFLRDPANKTEFFGFLSSKVAGVSVPAGKALHITSGKCEHSCRLAPGSLV; from the exons ATGGTCAAGCATGGTATGCATGTGATACGAGATGCCATAACACTTGTAAATCCAGGTCACATACCTGTGATTGCTTTTGATCAACCATTGTTTACCATTGCCAAAACGGTACAGTGGAAATGGCCTGATACTCACGGTGAGGCGAAGTTTGTCATCATGCTTGGAGGTCTCCATTTGGAAATGGCGTTATGGAACACACTTGGGGATCTTCTGGACGGAACTGGCTGGACAACAGCACTTGCTGAAGCGGACATTGCATCATCTGGAGTAGCAGATTCGTTCTTGAAAGCACCACACCTGACCAGGACAAG GCATGCTCATCAAGTTACCCTTTTGACTCTCCATACCCTTAAGAAGGAAGCATTTCAGTCACATCTGGCTGGCGAGAATGCAGGATCTCCATCGATGCGTTCCTGGGAAGACGAAATGGTTAAGAGAAGTCCAACCTTCCTCTTCTGGAATACCGTTGTGAAGTATGAAACCTTGATTCCTATCTTTGTTCGTGCAGAACGTGAGAGAAACTTCTCGTTGTACGTGGAAGTACTAGAGCAGCTAGTCCACCTGTTCTTCGCCCTCGACCACGTTAATTATGCGCGATGGACACCAATACACATCAGAGATATGAAGTGTCTTCCTGATTCTATAAGGAGTGAGTTTGAAGAACAGGGACACTGGGTGTTGTCAAAAACAGGCAGCCCCTTCTCCGCCATTGCAATCGATCAAGCACATGAGCAGGAAAATAAGAAAGTAAAGACTACTGGGGGAGCTGTCGGACTTACAGAGAATCCAGTTGCTTtcag ACGTTGGATGCTTTCTGGTCCCGAGACCGCTAGACTTCTAGACCAGTTCAAGGAGGGGTATTTAACCGCTGAAGACCCAGACAATTCCAAGAACCCCAAGAACCATGAAATGGGACAAGCTACTCAGAAGACATTCCAACAACAAGTGAACAACCTTTGCGATGTCATCAAGTGCATGGGAAACCCTTTTCTGGATGACTTTCCGGAGCTGGTTACATTGGATAGCAGAGATTGTGTAGACCCAGAAGTCGCAGAAAGTTTCCGTGGTCTAGAGAGTACCGGCAAGGTCCAGTACCAGGCCTTTATCAAAGATGTGGTTACAGCCCGTACAAAAACCATCCACGACACCATCAAGACGAACAACTTGAGTCTCTTCAAAAGATCTGGCAAAaagaaatcaacaaatcaaGGGAAGAAAATCAAAGTGCTCGCGAATAATGTGGCTTTATTTGCACAACTGTATGTCGCAATGCAGAGTAGAGATGGAGATCTGAATGAGTTTTTCTCTCATGAGGTTCAGGCCTTTCCACCCTCCCTCTCTGATTTTGGGAACCTGTACCTTCCTGGTACAAAGTCAGAGCTACTTAAGTGCCTTGTTCAGCAGGAACACCCAAACCCACCAACAAGGTTTCATTCTAGAGTTTTAGATGGCGCATTGATTGTACACAGCCTGCAAACGAGCGTCGCCTCTACCTTTGATGAATACGCAGATCTGGTATTCATTCCCTATGTGCTTTCCCAGCTTCAACACTCCCCTAGAGTAGACATTGTGTGGGATGCCTACACACCCGACAGTCTGAAGGAGTCAACAAGGGAAAAGCGTGGACTAGGAGTTCGAAGGAAGGTGGCTGGTAAGACGAAGCTCCCGCCTAACTGGTCACAGTTTCTGCGAGATCCGGCCAACAAAACAGAGTTCTTTGGTTTTCTAAGTTCTAAAGTAGCAGGTGTCAGTGTCCCGGCTGGAAAGGCTCTCCATATTACATCTGGTAAATGTGAACATTCATGCAGACTGGCACCGGGCTCATTAGTTTGA